A stretch of DNA from Candidatus Pantoea bituminis:
ATCCGCTTCATCAGTTGTTAGAAGGGAGTCTGCGTGAGCGCGTCATTGAAGCGATCGAAGCGTTACCCGATCGCGAAAAGATGGTGCTGACACTGTACTACCAGGAAGAACTGAACCTGAAAGAGATTGGCGCGGTGCTTGATGTAGGGGAATCCCGAGTCAGCCAACTGCACAGTCAGGCGATCAAACGCCTGCGTGCCCGACTTACGGGAGCGCGCTAGCAGTATCAGTTCCTGGCGATTCAAAAATATAAGAAACCGGGGACTCAGCAATGGGAGCCAAAACCAAAGCCAGACCGTTAAGTCGTTATCTTAAAGACTATAAACACAGCCAAAGTCATTGTTCGCATTGTGGCAAGGTATTAGATCGTATGGCGCTCGTTTTTCGCGGTCAGATCATCAATAAAGAGGCCATCGCTCGGATGGACCAAATGATTGATGAACCACTGTGGCTGAAACTTCAGCCTGAACTGACCGCGTTATGTCGTTTTTGCAGCGACATTTTTTGTAATACCCATCCAAACTATTTCGACATTATGGCGTTTAAGCAATATTTGTTCGAACAGACTGAAATGAGCCCCAGCACCATACGTGAATACGTGGTGCGGCTACGTCGGCTGGACGACATGTTGAAAGCCAAAAATTTCCCTGCCGACAGACTGCAAGGTAATAGCTGGCATGAGTGTCTGGAACGTGATTTACCGGATGCGGGTAATAACAATTACCGCATTGCGTTGCGTAAGTACGACCAATTTTTGGGTTGGCAGCAAAACTGAGGGGCCATTCGCGGCTGAATGGATAGCACGCGAGCAATGAATAGTTGCTCGCGTGCAGCGCCTCGCAGATTTACGGATGATCCTTTCCTCATCTTCTGCAACACTGTAAAGATCATTGCGCAATGCCTTGGAGGCAGCCTTGTCTTTACATCTTATTCATCAATTTCCTCGTCTGGAACTGCTGGGCGCACCCACGCCGCTTGAGCATTTACCCCGTCTTTCCGACTATCTTGCCCGCGATATCTTTATAAAACGTGACGATGTCACGCCAGTAGCGATGGGCGGCAACAAACTGCGTAAACTCGAATTCCTGGCCGCTGATGCGCTGCGTGAAGGAGCCGACGTGCTGCTGACTGCGGGCGCAATCCAGTCCAACCATGTGCGGCAAACCGCGGCCGTCGCCGCTCGGCTGGGTTTGAAATGCGTTGCCCTGCTTGAAAATCCGATTGGTACTGCCTCAGAAAACTACCTCAGCAACGGGAACCGCTTGCTGCTCGACCTGATGGATGCCGAAATCGTCATGGTTGATGCCTTGCATAATCCTCATGAACAACTCGCTGAACACGCCACGCGGCTTGAAGCGCAGGGTTTCCGTCCGTATGTGGTGCCGGTGGGCGGCTCGAATACGCTTGGCGCGTTGGGTTATGTTGAATGCGCACAGGAGATTGCGCACCAAAGCGAAGGTGTGGTGGATTTCGCCGCTGTGGTGGTGGCATCAGGCAGCGCTGGAACCCACGCGGGTTTAGCTGTGGGTCTGGAGCACTTGCTGCCAGAAACTGAGTTGGTTGGCATAACGGTTTCACGCACAGTAGAAGCGCAGCTGCCAGTGGTCGAGCGCATTCGTCAGCCGCTGGCAACACAATTAGCGCTAACCGCCAACGCGCCCATCACGCTCTGGGATGATTACTTTGCACCCCGCTACGGCGAGCCGAACGAAGAGGGCATGGCAGCGGTAAAACTGCTGGCGCGCCTTGAAGGTATCCTGCTCGATCCGGTTTACACCGGCAAAGCAATGGCGGGATTGCTGGATGGCATCAGTCAAAATCGCTTCCGCCGCGAAGGCCCGCTGCTGTTTATTCATACGGGCGGCGCACCGGCGTTATTTGCTTATCACCCTTCAGTCTGATACAGCAGGAAAAATCCAGTTTATAATCTAAAACTTACTCAGTAAGGCTCGGCAGCAAACGCTGCCGCACAACACACATCACATACTAATAAATTGGGGTGAATATGGTTTTTTCTCGTGTACGTCGCCAACTGGCGCTGGGCGTTATGGCGATGGCGCTGGTCGCCGGCGTTAACGTCAATACTTTCGCGGCAGAAAATTTGCTGAATAAAGTGAAAGATCGCGGCACGTTACTGGTTGGCCTTGAAGGAACGTATCCGCCGTTCAGCTTCCAGGATGAAAGCGGCAAGCTGACCGGTTTTGAAGTGGAGTTCGCCGAGCAGCTGGCGCAGCACCTTGGCGTGAAGGCCAGCCTGAAACCGACCAAATGGGACGGCATGTTGGCTTCGCTGGATTCTAAGCGTATCGACGTGGTCATCAATCAGGTCACCATCTCTGATGACCGTAAGAAGAAGTATGACTTCTCCACGCCTTACACTGTTTCTGGTGTCCAGGCGCTGACCATGAAAGCCAAAGCG
This window harbors:
- the fliZ gene encoding flagella biosynthesis regulatory protein FliZ, translating into MGAKTKARPLSRYLKDYKHSQSHCSHCGKVLDRMALVFRGQIINKEAIARMDQMIDEPLWLKLQPELTALCRFCSDIFCNTHPNYFDIMAFKQYLFEQTEMSPSTIREYVVRLRRLDDMLKAKNFPADRLQGNSWHECLERDLPDAGNNNYRIALRKYDQFLGWQQN
- the tcyJ gene encoding cystine ABC transporter substrate-binding protein, with the translated sequence MVFSRVRRQLALGVMAMALVAGVNVNTFAAENLLNKVKDRGTLLVGLEGTYPPFSFQDESGKLTGFEVEFAEQLAQHLGVKASLKPTKWDGMLASLDSKRIDVVINQVTISDDRKKKYDFSTPYTVSGVQALTMKAKAGTITKPEDLSGKKVGVGLGSNYEQWLRDNVKNVDIRTYDDDPTKYQDLRSGRLDAILVDRLAALDLVKKTGNTMAVAGNAFSRLESGVALRKGDDDLLKAINQAIADMQKDGSLSKLSEKWFGADVTK
- a CDS encoding D-cysteine desulfhydrase; amino-acid sequence: MSLHLIHQFPRLELLGAPTPLEHLPRLSDYLARDIFIKRDDVTPVAMGGNKLRKLEFLAADALREGADVLLTAGAIQSNHVRQTAAVAARLGLKCVALLENPIGTASENYLSNGNRLLLDLMDAEIVMVDALHNPHEQLAEHATRLEAQGFRPYVVPVGGSNTLGALGYVECAQEIAHQSEGVVDFAAVVVASGSAGTHAGLAVGLEHLLPETELVGITVSRTVEAQLPVVERIRQPLATQLALTANAPITLWDDYFAPRYGEPNEEGMAAVKLLARLEGILLDPVYTGKAMAGLLDGISQNRFRREGPLLFIHTGGAPALFAYHPSV